The genomic DNA ATAAGTGAGGAGCACCTTCACTAGTGCTAGTATTAGATGGCAGGTTGTCACTCTAACCTGCAACGTTGCACCATAAGACTCAGCCATGCTGTGGTCCCGTGttgttcagttggtagagcgtggtgcttgtaacgccagggttgtgggttggtTTTCcaccagtacgaaaatgtatgcagtcCCTACTTACTGTAACTCGCTCTGTAATGTAATATTTGAAAAAACATTCAATGAGACATActgtaaaataatatttattggTACATGAGGACAAAATATAATGCATTATTGGCCTAGTGATGTAATATAAAACACAACTCTGGACTCTGAATGTACCGAACACATGGGTTATATGATTCTATCTCTGTGCATTTGACCTTAACTACATATAAGCTATTTCTCCACATAAGGTGTTCCTATTGAGTAAAACAAACTACTGCATAAAGTCATTTTACCACATTCAATCAAACGACTTCAACTGCTATTTAGCCTATTTATCCTAAATATTATTGGTAGTTAGAAGACCATTACAAGCACCCTGCTCTTCAAAGGAAATGAGAGAGTGAAATTAAAGATGAAGTTCTGTTTGGACCTCATTCGGAGGTAGAGTCATGGGTAGCCTAAAACATGTCAGGCTATTTAATCTGGATACAAAATGAATCCAGAGAAGGTGCTGTACTTGTTGTTGTTGCCTCCGTGTGCTTTGCCACCGTCCAGTTTGACATAAATCTCATCTCCGGAGTCCAGGTGTAGAACCACGCTGTTACCTGCGTAATCGTAGTTTTGGTCTGCGTCCTGTGCAATAGCACTTGCCCGAACCTGTGTAATGGACGGGATACACAAAATAAGTATAATCCTCATTAACTTGATATTTGCTGGTTATTTGATTTCGTCTCTTATGGTCAGACAAATTCCTCCACTACCACTTTGTAGAATAGATTATATTATGTCACTTTGGACATCACAGAAGGGAGAACAAAGGCTTAATCAGATAAACGTGCTTTACTCTGGTAATCTAATATATAGCCTACCCGATTTAACTGAGTTTACCATTGCTAAGCAAATGAGAAGGGACCTAAATGTTCTACTATTAAGCCTAAAAGTTCACTAGCTAAATTATATAAAGTGAGTGCGTAAAATTAGTGCGTAAAGTATACGTTTTTCTCCATACCCTTTGGGTTTTTGCATGCATTTATAATATTTTATAGACATGAATTGTTTTCAAATAAATTCGTgaatgaaaatacaatattttcgtATATGCTAATTGAATTAAATAATGTTTACCTGTCCGTTTTTGCACAAGTCTGCCCACATGCTTGTCCCGTCGCCTCCTCGCATTAACACATGGTATGTGAAAAAATACATTCCGGACACTTGGCACGTGAACTTGCCATTGGTTGGGTCGTATTGATTTCCCAAGTTTGTGACAACATCGTCGAATTTTAGCACCTCATATCCTTCGTGTGGGTTCTTCAACCCGACATAGAACGCAACCTTTGTTTCACCGAGTGCGGTGTTAACCTCGTCCGTCTCCGTTTCGGTCTTTGCCGTCCCTGACGTTACCGCGGGGTAACCAGCTTTCCCGGAATCACCCCTGTCTCCAGGTGRTCCTCTTGGGCCGGGGGGTCCTGGTTCTCCCGGTGGACCCCTTGGTCCCGCTTTCCCAGGTCGCCCTAATTCACCTTTGGAGCCTTGCGCCATTGGCGGCGGGATGGCATTCAGGTCCTGCATGAGCTCCATGGCCGTGGCGCTGGCGGGTTTCGAACTGTATGGATCACAGATCATTCGACAGGTGCCCATCATCTCATAGTGAGCCGAAGTCTTGGTACTTTGCACAAGCAGCGGTATTACTATGATAAGGGCCAACACCATGACGATGCCAACCACAGCTGCCACAAGTCGCTTCCTCTGGACTATCCGAGAAGCAAGCGATATAAAGTCAGTGGAGCTTGGAGGAGTAATAGTGGAAGGTTTGCGTGGGTAATTAGAAGGAAAAAAACTGACACCAAATATATTTTCTTCCTCAAGGCAACTATTCTATTTTGTTTTGTCCATAAGCCTTAGGCATTCGTGCCAGAGCAGACAGACGAAGGGTACGAATATTGGCATGGATGGGCGCTCGCTGGTTCTCAGCACGGATTTGGAGCGCTCCTATTCTATTCCAGTCCTACGGGGGTCACTGACGTAACACATGCGGAGTAAAGCCTTTTGCAATTTGGATTAAGATCGAAACAATAATCGGGCAATCTTTATGTATGAATTACAAATCCTAATATTACAGTAAGGAAGATATGGAATTAGAAAGCATTAAACACTTTGATCCCGCCATTTATATTTTGAAACATGCAAACCATGTGGTTGTACAGAACATGTCCCCATATAATTAAATAGAACAGAATAGCCATTCTTTTTTGCCGAAACGAAAGCTCCACGTATGGGGCAggagctgtcctttcagcaccactcCCAATCATTAGGACGCTGAAAACCAACATGAATTTAAACATTTAGCCTATGTATCAATGCGCTTTTAAAGGAACTTAACAATTTAGTCATTTTACTGTAGACCTatctaatatttgttttatgaAGTATTAGTTCGTCGCCTCCCCTTTGTAACAAATGGCATACCCCACACCATCCATGTCAACCTGCATATACATTCACACATTCTTGTATTCTGTCTTCAATCTCTAAGAAAGTGACGGTTTCATGTCTGAAACAAATCTGTTAATCCTTCTGTTTCAGAGCTGGGGTTTAACATCTCACACCCTGTCTCAGCAGCTAAGCAATCAGCTAACAGCAAAGCTCAAATTTATTCCCGGTCATTCCTTGTTATTGAGTCTGTCATTATCGGCTACCAATAGACACTGCGAATGCAAACAGACTAAATATTTCCTATGTACGTTCCCTATGGGTGTTCCCATATACTTAAATAGAACAGACTGGTAATTTAATATGTTGCTGCGTGTGTTCCCTTGAACCCTTTTTTGTCTTGTTGGCAAGGCCTAGGCTACTAGATTTTCAATTTTAAACAAACACAAGGAAGTAGGCCAAATATTTGACTCAAATGACCAACCCGTCCCATGTCAATAGTGGTCGCGTGCAGTGTGATTACTTGCATTATGACTCAAAGTTGTgttaccacatttacataatgaGTTACAGAATCTCTATGAGTTCCAATCTGACGATTAGTATTGTGACGTTATCTAGCCTATAAATAACCCCGAGCAATCAATGCTAGTTTATTAGTAGCAACGACTTGTTTCTAGAGACTACTACTTGGATCACCTTCTGAAAACATTACGGTCTGTTGTTCCGAATGTTGGAGACCTTACCGGAAATTGTACCGGAGATGTTGGATGGTGCGGTGCGTCTGTGTTGAAGATTGACTAAACATGGATCCAGCAACTATGGATCCATATAATGTGAGTAATCAAACACTTCACTCTAGAGCAGGGCGGTAGCAAGTAGCCTATTAGCGCTGGTCCAGGGCGGTAGTGTGCGTTCCTCCACACTATCACCATAGACCTGAGTTAGCAAGTACCCAGTGATTTTTGCTGTTGTTGAGTTCACCTTAGTTGACACCTTAACCTAaattaaatcaaaactagatgttgaaatgatgtctgtgcccagtgggttacttaagcaataagccctgtgggggtgtggtatattgccaatataccacggctaaaggctgctCTTAACATGATGCaacatggagtgcctggatacagcccttagccgtggtatattggccatataccacaaacccctgaggtgccttattgatattataaactggttaccaatgtaattagagcagtaaaaatacatgttttgttataCCTGCGTatttggtctgatataccacggctgtcagccaatcagcattcagggctctaaaGTTCTGGCAACATTCAAAACGTTTCCTTTAGGTCCATGAAATATCAGTAGAATGATGTTATGGTCAGAACATTCCAGGGACATAGGCCTAGACCTGGAAATGTTCCAGTTTGGTCCCTGTTTGGTTGTGAGTAACCGAATATTGGGATCAGGAGTTTTTCATGATATTCCCAACATTAGCTGGTTGGTTCCTTAAAGTTAGAACCCTTAGTTATTTATTAATTAATGATATACACCCATTTGATTCTTATagaatataacttatacatgCCTCAAGATCTTAATTCAATTGTCAtacgtaccccatcagaaccccaaatataagcttgttttaatcCAATgtgtgtaaacaatgtaaatgtaatgaaaacaacactgtacaacactgtataaccaacatggttaaaactcattttgatatcatggatggccagCTTCATCTTAATTTGAGAgtgcttacatttctccaggcccatccctctgTTTTTTCCCAAAACATCTCCATCTCCAGTTTGTTATTGTTTAAATTAAGGACTCTAATTTTTAAAAGGTCTCTCGGTATAATGTTTCCCCCAATACATTCTGAGAACATTAAAAGGGATTCAATTTAATCTGTACCTTCCAGCTATTTTGCTTCGATAACAGGTTTTACTCTTTAAAGTTGTTCTCATTTGACTTTCTCCATGTTGATTATATTGTTAAGGCTGATGCGGACGGGTTTTACAAGGGCGACGATTATGGATATTTCCACTGGAATGAAAAACATGGCCAATGGGGTAAGTATTTCACACCTCAGTTGGGACTTGGTTGTATCATTTTATTAACATTCCTTTATGGAAATGAGAGGATCAAGSTTCTGCTCTCATTCYTTTTACAGAGAGGTGGACCCTAAACAACAAAGAGTACAAGTATGAGTATGCGTACAAGTATGAGAACGGRAAGGACTATTACAACCACCAGCATCAACCTRGTCAAKGGGCCAACTGGGAAAYAGAGGATGGTTCTTCTCAGATTGTCGATGCTCCTGCCCATCTCCCCCTCCCTACATCCTCTGATCTCCCTCGGCAGAGCCCACAGGAGCAGCCTGGAGTCCTCGCAGCATCCCATGGGCCTCTTGCAAAGTAAGTACTTTGTTCATTAACACAGCAATGACATCTGCACAGCTACGCTGTCCACCAGATACATTAATGTTGGGATTTGGTATACTATGATTACACTGCCTTTACATATGGTCTTCACTGGTGGAGAGATGGACAGGTCATCATTATAAGGTTTCACTGGGTGAGAGATGGGCAGCTCACCACGATGGGCTCCATGGTGAGAGAATGGGCAGCTCAACCACAATGGGCTTCACTGGTGGAGGATCGGTGGCTCAACCACAATGGGCTTCACTGGTGGAGAGGTGGTCAGCTCAACCACAATGGGCTCACTGGTGGAGGGTGGGCAGCTCAACCACGATGGGCTTCACTGGTGGAGAAATGGGCAGCTCAACCATTATGGGATTCACTGGTGGAGAGATGTGCAGCTCAACCATTATAGGTGTCACTGGTGGAGAGATGGGCAGCTCAACCACGATGGGCTTGCTGGTGGAGAGATGGTAGCCCAACCACGATGGGCTTCACTGGTGGAGAGCGGGCAGCTCAACCACGATGGGCTCCACTGGTGGAGAAGACGGGCAGCTCAACCACGATGGGCTCCTCTGGTGGAGAGTTGGGCAGCTCAGCTACAATAGGCTCactggaggtggagagaagaaATCCTGGGCCATTGGCATCTCTTTGGTGTAGTAATATGGAAATAATCCGATAGGGCGGGAGGAGACTGGTAGTTCTGGCCTGTGGAACTGAAGTTTCCAtgtgtttctctctttttctatctcgCTGTGTCAGACCCTTCAGTGGCTTATTTTTCCGCGGTGGTGGAGCAAACTGGGATAGGACattaacaatcaaatcaaattgcatttgtcacactGCGCCGAATTCAAaatttagaccttacagtgaaatgcttactcacaatgAAGCttaagaaaataagagttaagaaaatatttataaaataagcTAAAGTCAAAACAAAAAGCCcatattcagaggggttgggttaaatgaggaatacatatttcagttgaaatgcattcagatgtacaactgactaggtatacccCTATTCCTTTTCCATATAAACATGAGAATTGCTGATTGCAGTTAATAGGACCATGATTTACAAATTGAAAGGGGTAGTTTGGAGTGAGTAGCCTACCTCAAATCTCTGAAGCGACTCAGCTTCCACTGGAGCGATAGGCTGCTCAACCACAATGGGCTTCACTGGTGGAGAGATGGGAAGCTCAACCTCGATGGGCTTCACTGGTGGAGAGTTGGGCAGCTCAACCACAACAGGCTTCACTGGTGATGAGATCGGCAGCTCCAACACGGTGAGCTTCACTGGAGGAATGATGAGCAACTCAACAATGTTGGGCTTCACTGGTGGAGAGATGGGATGCTCGACCACGTTGAGCTTAACTGGTGGAGAGGTAGGCCGTTCAACCATGACGGGCTTCACGGTGGAGAGGTAGGCCGTTCAACCATGAGGGCTTCACTGGTGGAGAGGTAGGCCGTTCAACCACGAGGGGCTTCACTGGTTGAGAGGTGGGCAGCTCAACCATTATGGGCTTCACTGGTGGAGAGATTGGCAGCTAACCTTATGGTCTTCACTGGTGGAgagatggacaggtccaccattATAGGTTTCACTGGTGGAGAGATGGGCAGCTCAACCACGATGGGCTCCACTGGTGGAGAGATGGGCAGCTCAACCACAATGGGCTTCATGGTGGAGAGTCGGTGGCTCAACCACAATGGGCTTCACTGGTGGAGAGGTGGGCAGTCAACCACGATGGGCTTCACTGGTGGAGAAATGGGCAGCTCAACCATGATGGGCTTCACTGGTGTAGAGATCGGCAGCTCCAACATGGTGAGCTTCACTGGAGGAATGATGCGCAGCTCAACAATGTTGGGCTTCACTGGTGGAGAGATTGGCAGTTCAACAATTATGGGCTTCAACTGGTGGAGAGATAGGCAAGCTCAACATGATGGGTTTTTCNNNNNNNNNNNNNNNNNNNNNNNNNGGGTCAGCTCAACCACAACAGGCTTCACTGGTGATGAGATCGCAGCTCCAACACGGTGAGCTTCACTGGAGAATGATGAGCAACTCAACAATGTTGGGCTTCACTGTGTGAGAGATGGGATGCTCGACCACGTTGAGCTTAACTGTGGGAGAGGTAGCCGTTCAACCATGACGGCTTCATGGGATGAGAGTAGGCCGTTCAACCACGAGGGGTTCACTGGTTGAGAGGTGGCAGCTCAACCATTATGGGCTTCACTGGTGGAGAGATTGGCAGCTCAACCATTATGGTCTTCACTGGTGGAGAGATGGACAGGTCCATCATTATAGGTTTCACTGGTGGAGAGATGGGCAGCTCAACCACGATGGGCTCCACTGTGGAGAGATGGGCAGCTCAACCACAATGGGCTTCACTGGTGAGAGATCGGTGCTCAACCACAATGGGCTTCACTGGTGGAGAGGTGGGCAGCTCAACCACAATGGGCTTCACTGGTGGAGAGGTGGGCAGCTCAACCACGATGGCTTCACTGGTGGAGAATGGCAGCTCAACCATTATGGGATTCACTGGTGGAGAGATGTGCAGCTACCCATTATAGGTGTCACTGGTGGAGAGATGGGCAGCTCAACCACGATGGGCTTGACTGGTGGAAGTGGCTAGCCCAACCACGATGGGCTTCACTGGTGGAGAGACGGGCAGCTCAACCACGATGGCTCCACTGGTGAGAGACGGGCAGCTCAACCACGATGGGCTCCTCTGGTGGAGAGTTGGGCAGCTCAGCTACAATAGGCTCCactggaggtggagagaagaaTCCTGGGCCATTGGCATCCTTTGGTGTAGTAATATGGAAATAATCCGATAGGGCGGAGGAGACTGAGTAGTTCTGGCCTGTGGAActgaatttccatgtgtcctctTTTTCTATCTCGCTGTGTCAGACCCTTCAGTGGCTTATTTTCCGCGGTGGTGGAGCAAACTGGGATAGGacataacaaatcaaatcaaattgcaatttgtcacatgcgccgaattcaacaatttagaccttacagtgaatgcttactCACAATGAAGCTTTAagaaataagagttaagaaaatatttactaaataagctAAAAGTCAAAACAAAAAGCCCattttcagaggggttgggttaaatgagaatacatatttcagttgaatgcattcagtgtaCAACTGACTGGTATACCCCTATTCCCTTTCCAATAAACATGAGAATGCTGATTGCAGTTAAAATAACCATGATTTACAAATTGAAAGGGGTAGTTTGGAGTGAGTAGCTACTCAAATCTCTGAAGCGACTCAGCTTCCACTGGAGCGATAGGCTGCTCAACCACAATGGGCTTCACTGGTGGAGAGATGGAAGCTCAACCTCGATGGGCTTCACTGGTGGAGAGTTGGCAGCTCAACCACAACAGGCTTCACTGGTGATGAGATCGGCAGCTCCAACACGGTGAGCTTCACTGGAGGAATGATGAGCAACTCAACAATGTTTGGCTTCACTGGTGGAGAGATGGGATGCTCGACCACGTTGAGCTTAACTGGTGGAGAGGTAGGCCGTTCAACCATGACGGGCTTCACTGGTGGAGAGGTAGGCCGTTCAACCATGACGGGCTTCACTGGTGGAGAGGGCGTTCAACCACGAGGGCTTCACTGGTTGAGAGGTGGGCAGCTCAACATTATGGGCTTCACTGGTGGAGAGATTGGCAGCTCAACCATTATGGTCTTCACTGGTGGAgagatggacaggtccaccacaTTATAGGTTTCACTGGTGGAGAGATGGCAGCTAACCACGATGGGCTCCACTGGTGGAGAGATGGGCAGCTCAACCACAATGGGCTTCACTGGTGGAGAGATCGGGTGCTCAACCACAATGGGCTTCACTGTGGAGAGGTGGCAGCTCAACCACGATGGGCTTCACTGGTGGAGAAATGGGCAGCTCAACCATGATGGGCTTCACTGGTGTAGAGATCGGCAGCTCCAACATGTGAGCTTCACTGGAGGAATGATGCGCAGCTCAACAATGTTGGGCTTCACTGGTGGAGAGATTGGCAGTTCAACAATTATGGCTTCAACTGGTGGAGAGATAGGCAGCTCAACATGATGGGTTTCAATGGTGGAGAGATGGGGCAGCTCAACCACAATGGGCTTCACTGGTGGAGAGGTTGGCAGCTCAACACGATGGTTTTCACTGGTGGGAGGAGTGGCAGCGTCAACCATGACGGGCTTCACTGTGTGTAGATATGGGCAGCTCAACAAGATGGGCTTCACTGTTGGAGAGTTGGCAGCTCAACCATGATGGGCTTCACTGGTGGAGAGTGGGCAGCTCAACCACGATGGGCTTTCACTGGTGGAGAGTGGATAGCTCAACCACGATGGCTTCACTGGTGGAGAGGTGGCAGCCAACCATGACGGGCATTCATGTAGATATGGCAGCTAACCATGATGGGCTTCACTGTTGGAGAGATTGGCAGCTCAACCATTATGGGCTTCACTGTGGACGAGATGGACAGGTCAACACAAATGGGCTCCACTGGTGAGAGTATGGGCAGCTCAACCACAATGGGCTTCACTGTGGCCGAGATCGGGTGGCTCAACCACGTTGGGTCTTCACAGGTGGAGAGATGGGCCGTTCAACGACGACGGGCTTCACTGATGGAGAGACGGCGCAGCTCAACCACGATGGGCTTCACCCTGGCTGGAGGATGGCAGATCAACCACGATGGTCACTGTGTGGAGTTGGGCAGCTCAGCTACAATGGGCTCCAATGGAGGTGGAGGGAAGAAATCCTGGGCCTTTGCATCTCCTTGAGAGGTAGGTGAGAAATAATCCGATAGGGCAGGAGGAGGCTGATTGTTCTGGCCTGTGAACTGAAGTTTCCatgtcttctctcttttttctatGTCGCTGTGTCAGACCCTTCAGTGGCTTATTTGTCCGCGGTGGTGGAGCAAACTGGGGAAAGGACATTAAatatcaaattgcatttgtcacatgcaccgaatcaacaagtgtagaccttaccgtgaaatgcttactcacaatgaagttaagaaaataagagttaaagaaaatatttacgaaataagctaaagtaaaacaaaaaagccCATATTaagagggttgggttaaatgaggaagacacatttcatgttgaatgcattcagatgTACAACCGACTAGGTATACCCAATTCCCTTTCCTATAAACGTGAGAATTGCTGATTGCGGTTAAAATAGGACCATGATTTACAAATTGATATTTTGGAGTGAGTAGCCTACCTCAAATCTCTGAAGCGACTCAGCTTCCACTGGAGCGATAAGCAGCTCAACCACGATGGGCTTCACTGGTGGGCCGAGATCGGCAGCTCCAATCGTGAGCTTCACTGTGGAGAAATGGGCAGCTCACCATGTTGGTTTCAATGGTGAGAGATGGCAGCTCAACCACAATGGGCTTCACTGGTGGAGAGATCGTGGATCAAACCACGATGGGTCTCCACTGGTGGAGAGAGGTACGCTCGACACATATGGGCTTTCACTGATAGGAAAGATGGCTATTATATGGTACTAGAACAGAAAGTTAGTCCAgaagaaacaaaaaatatatgtaatggACAAGCAACACTTTGCTTAGTTAGAGAATGTGCACCTCTGGCTGAACCTGAGTTCTGGCTACATGGCCAAAGTCGTCATCTTCTAACATCTCACCTCGGTCAGACAGTCCATCCAACTCATGCTGTTCTCATTCATGAAGAGAACGTACCTGTGCCCTACTCTGTGCTCAACAGCGGGGTACCATATCAGGGTAACACCAATTACCACATAAGAAACTTTAGGATTAGGTACTCTGGACACTTTTCTGCATGCATAAGTCTCAGTCATCTCCTTAAAGAGTCCCTCCCAACGCTACGAGGAGAGGAAACCACACCAGTGTTGTTTAGAATGGGGTGAAGGAGGGCTCACCACAGT from Salvelinus sp. IW2-2015 linkage group LG27, ASM291031v2, whole genome shotgun sequence includes the following:
- the LOC111953741 gene encoding complement C1q-like protein 2, with the protein product MVLALIIVIPLLVQSTKTSAHYEMMGTCRMICDPYSSKPASATAMELMQDLNAIPPPMAQGSKGELGRPGKAGPRGPPGEPGPPGPRGXPGDRGDSGKAGYPAVTSGTAKTETETDEVNTALGETKVAFYVGLKNPHEGYEVLKFDDVVTNLGNQYDPTNGKFTCQVSGMYFFTYHVLMRGGDGTSMWADLCKNGQVRASAIAQDADQNYDYAGNSVVLHLDSGDEIYVKLDGGKAHGGNNNKYSTFSGFILYPD